In Anopheles ziemanni chromosome X, idAnoZiCoDA_A2_x.2, whole genome shotgun sequence, the genomic window gacaatgcgagctctcacacatcggctcaaacaactgtatttttgagtactcaaaacatcgatttgatgagtcatccgccatatagtcctggatctagtaccaaatgacttcttttaattcccgtacgtaaaaaataaactgagatttcaacgtttttcaatacctgaagaagcgaagatctcttaaaaaagactcgtgtcgattgaaactttaaacatttttttaacaacacaaatagcgttcgtatgtcaaaacgttctgagaacggataacctcaaaaacgtcaagctttacgataaaattgttaattaacagattgcatcaccagtttttccaaatcccgaaacttaaaaggcaaccctcgtataATATCTACGGTCTTAAACAGACGATGATGGTACATGTGGAGCACGTCCTTAGTATTTGGAATTCAACATTATTTTCTACGAAAAGCTTACAATTTGGTTTCAAATCCTTCCCAAATCTTTCATACATGTTCTCATCAGAGTACTCTTGATTTTTGCAATCACAGACCCCGAAGCAACAAATAAGTTAGTCTTCCTATCAGCCCTGAGAGGTGAAGATAATATTTGAAGCCAATAATTATTGATTTACACACCCAATAATAACCCAACTGAACGAAATTGCCCAAGAAGTTATAAACGAGTATCCTTGCACAGTCGATCCAAACCAAAGGAACATGTAAATTGTCACGGCACGATGGTGATGCCTTCAGCTTTACCGCCCGCACAATCTGTTAACTGCCATATCACAACTAGCACTTGACGCCATCCGTTCCGTGCCAGCTCTGTTGACTCGGTTGACGAATTGTCACATTTAGGAACTTGTCGAAATTTGTTCcatgaaatgaacaaaacgaGACCCAATTCGCCTAGAGTTAATCGTCTGAAATGAGCGAAAAGCGATGAAACGTACGAAATAGTTCTGCACTGACCCTAGCTGACCTTTCAGAGATTGAGATGTACAAGCAAATAGAGACAACTAACATGCGTAAACCTTAGGGTAAACAACACCTTCTGCGGGAGACCTTTCCTCCAGCAGCTCCATTGTGACAgtattgaaaagtaaaataactaACATTGGAAACCTGTCGAACAGAGCAGGTTACACGTCTGCCTTTTAACGAACGCGATCTGGATGTCTTTGTCAGCTTGGATGAGGTGGGAATTGGGTGCCTGCAGGACAACAAGTGAAGTTTCTTCTTGCTCATGTTTATCGCCGACACCATCCGAAGACGTCGAGAAACATATAAGCCTCCTCGTTATAAAATCCGATCAATCAGCATCTGTCAACATATCGGAACTTTTGTTTGTGCACAGTTTTAGCAGCTGTGTACGAGTTCTAATTGACCAGGCATGAGCTCAATAGGCGTCGCCGCAACACAACACACCGATTACGAACGGTTCGATGCTAGTTCCACGACAAGTCCTCCCTGTTTGCTCACCATCAACGATCGGTGCAGTGTCACGACGTCGCGAGATGCTAACTTCCACCATTCCGCCCAGGCTACACCTGGAGCACGATAAATATATGGCAAACATGGATCGGAAACTGTTTAATAATGCTGTCTTcggctgctgatgctgctgctgcctggGTGCTGGAACGATCCATTCCGGGAAGCGCAATGGTGCGCGAGCAGCGAGGGATGCACAGACAAACCGATAATTTGACACTTAGGTACGGTTAATCTATCCAATGGGAACCTAACACAAGGCCCCGGCTTGCTCTGTTTGTTCTCGGCTCATTGAGCTGTGGAATTTTGTGAGGTGTTAATTTCGGTACCTCTTTACCCGGCTGAacgggttgttttctttttctctgtcCTGCCCTCCTCTACTCTTTGCACAGCCTCTGCCCATCTTCCCCGCTGGGCCGATAGACGTCgttgatttttcctttgtaTTGATTATGCAGACACTGACTCTTTGCCAGTGCCGTAAGTGGTAAAAATCACACTAACTCTTCTGTTGTGCGCGTTTAATTTCACTCTTGTGAGCCATCCACGGTCTTTGAATCCTCTCTGTGATTCTCGTAAGATgaataaaggaaaataatgggaagaagaaaactaaATTTCTCATCAAGAGCATCGAGCGTGAGGCAATCAATTCATTTCTATaggtaaacaacaaaaaagtcaCACTTTACTTTAACAATCGGAGTCTTTCAGTGCCGTCACAACCCGTTTTCTGTTCTTACATTAAAATGATGACTCCTTGAACTGGTTGAAAATAGGTATACGTAGAAAAGACCACAAAAGTGAAGAAGGGTGTGAGATCAATTAAAGTTAAAGCAAAATAGGaccttttcaatttttgaatCTTTTCAAACTAACCAAACTAAGAACAACTATAATAGCCCATAAAAGAAGCAAATCTGATGAATCAATCATGGTTTTTAAACATCCCCGAATATCCTAGTCTAGTCGCTGagaattaataataaaacattggTTTATATACTTACGTATTTAGAGCAAGTTCTTCAAATTGAATTAGCAGAAGAATTTTGCGTTTGAACAAAATTACACGAAATATTTCCGAACCAACTTAAGTCAACCATGCTCAAAATATCTTACTATCGCGTGTATTTCAGTATCTTATCCAGAAGATCCAGAAATCTGAAGAATTATGTGCAATATTTCtttggtttgaaaaaatatttactatCCTCATCTATCTAGAGAGAAAGGAAACTATGGAGAAGCTGGAATAAGCATTCCGTATAAGCAGTACTACAGATTATTCATTTACATCGGAACTTTGCATAACCTGCCTAAGCAATAGAAGCGTATCTTCAGGCACATTAAATCTGTGAAATCAGATACCGGTAGTTAGACAGGTCTCTTTTTAGCACTCTGCATAGCTACGTAGCGAAAATCAATTGCGATCGTATATTGAAATGTCCTATCAGATATTAGAACAGTCCAGGAAATAACATCTCCACACCAACGCACACTCTCTTCCAGGTTCCACCCTCAGTAAGCGCTACCGGAAGCAAAACCGGGAGCGGAAACCACGGCAGGCGTACAGTGCGATGCAGCTCGAGCGGCTAGAGGACGAGTTCAAGCGAAGTATATACCTGAACGTGAGCAAGCGCTTCGAGCTGGCCCAGTGTCTGGGGCTGAGTGAGACGCAGATCAAAACCTGGTTCCAGAATCGCCGCAcgaagtttaaaaaacaacaggaCTCGCGCAACAAACGCGAGCAACGGCAGCACGCCCAGCTTATAGCCCAATGGTTGTTGCAGCCGCAGCTTTGCGGTGACGTTGGCGCTGGCCAGTTTCATTCAAGAACGCGACTTCCGGTACTGTTGCCTCCGCGCCCGGTGCTGCATCACTCGACGCTGATGCCCTCGCCCTATCTGCTGCCTGCTCCAGTGCCGTCCCAACATCGTCAGAACCGTCCGCTACTCGAGTCTCAAGTAATCACAGTTCCGGTGACGGTGCGATCACCCAACGGTCCCCCTGCAGCGCTTCCACTTCCTGCCTCTTTTCCCACCCGCATTCTAACGACCGCCGGCTTCGGAGGATCTCCAGCCGAACGAGGCATTGTGGAAGGGGAAGCCTCCAAACAGCAAGATCAGTGCTAGCGTGCAGTGATCAGTGGAAAGTAGTGAACCAATTGCTTCCTGCTGGCAGTTACAAATGGTTTTGCGCGAAGCTAGTGACACAGGGTAACAGAGTAAAGCTGTACGTTTAAATAACCTTACTGAATTTTATTTACCTATCTAGCGAAAGGCAGGAAATACACAGAAAACAGCTCGGCAACCATcactatttaaaacaaaacgaaaataggCGAGTACATGTTGATCGAGTAAATGCACATGAAAATGGAAGGCAAAGACAACAATAAACTAAAAAGCAGGAGTGTGTCGCGACCCAGCAGCATCGATCAATAAGAAGTACAGTGGTATAGTAAATAAAACAGGCAAAGTGAACAGGCACCGACTGTAAAAGGAAGTATTCAATGAATAAAAAGTGTAGTTTGTTCACGTTGTAAGACATTTATTCAGAATATATTTCCTTACTATCgattttgaaattattatgATCCTTTTATTGTTCACTGACGTCATGTGGGTTCAATACTATTTATCGATGTAACAGAAATGTGCCTTCAGTTCTtcgtaagaaaaacatgttttcgtcCTATGTTGCTACAAAAACTCGCCCGCTGTTGCTACAAAAACGAATGCTGTTATCGTTATAATGGTATTTTGCTTGTATCGAGACCAAAATATTGAATAACAGTACTTTTTTCAAACGATACGACGACATAAGTTGTGCGACCTCAAATACAATTTAATAATGCTGTAATATATTTTGATGTGCTAGGGTTGCTTTCATTAACCCGGTTACCTTCCTAAAGAACAATTTTGTTGACCGATAGTTTTCGATAAATAATGGTGACAATTACATGTGTCTCTATACTACTAATACATACGATACTAACAAACCATCTTTGAATAGCTCCCTTTCGTTCACGATACAAAAAATGCCTACTAGAAAAGGAAATATTTGTCTGAGTTTGGTAAATGTTCCATAtcttccttttgttttactaTGTTTTCGAGCAGAATTATCTCCAACAAATCATCTGGAGCTCGAATTGATAGACTGGTTGTCAGGTATCGTCTTGTGTCTTCTTCAATTCCTACTTGCATGTTCGTTCGTGTGGTCTGTTTGATAGGTTTcctgttttcttcgttttctatATTTCTCTATAACGAATGAATATGTTCTGAAATGATCTTCTTGTGTTTCAATATTTCTTATGTTAGTGCACACGGTATCAAATCATTTTATATCCTATCATGTGTGCAGTAAATTCCCTGTCCTTTGCTTTTTGAAAAGTTCATCAAACGGAACGTCTTTCCTGCATCTAATAGCTACTGCTTGGAAATGTTTCCTAGTTACTAGGTTCCGGCTTAAAAACTACTTCCATATTATGGAGCTTCTTCTGCTTTAATACACTGCGTTGAATGTTTCAGTCCAGCGCCTCGGATCCAGTGTTCggtaagaaaaaacacaatatgGCACTACCTGTAAAAGATATAGCGAGTGCATTATGAGTTCCTGTCAATTCTCTACAGTAAACAGATACGTGGAATTGTATGAAGAGAAACTGGTGACGAATAAAACAATGATATTATGTTTTAAAGGATCGAAAGCATTTGCTCACCAAACAACATCATGGAGAAAAGCGCGACCGGTATGAAGCAGTTAAGGTCCACTAAGAACCCGAATAGGATATTTCCTAGCAGCGCTCCTCCACGTCCGAACGTAAGCGATAGTGCGGCAGCCATTACCCTGTAGGGAGTAGGTTATATGTTTAGATGGTTGTtatggtaaaaaaaatcagtaaACGAACATCATACTAGCCTACCTCAGATTGGTTGGAAACAAGTCTACCATCACACAATAGACGGTGCTAATACCCATCGAGGTCAGCGCTTCGAAAATGCAGGATAGAATGAGGTTCTGCGTCGAGTTGTTAACGTATGAAAGGCCAACTGTGACAGCACCGGCAACCATCAAGCTGAAAACTGTTCGTAAATAACACCATCAGATGTGTCTTCCAGAGAAAGAGGCAGAAAGATGGCTTTCGAACTTACTCAGAAAGAATTTCGCCCCCAGCCGATGGACACAAAGCGGGAGCCATAGGCTGGTAGGAATACAGGCGAATCCCAGCAGCAGCGTGTGCCAGTATACATTGGTGTCGATTTTCGTGCCGCAGTATTCATCGACCAGCGTTCCGTTTACGGTATCCAGCACGATCGACGAGACGTCGCACACCGAGACGGACATGTTCGGGTACCGCTTCTCATGCAACTCGAACCGACCGAACAGCTCCGGGAACCACACCATCAGCGTGTAGTAGCTGGTAGTGATACCGAATTGGATCAGGCAGGCTAGAACGGTGTTCTTCCGGAACTCCGGACCACAGAGGGCCTTCGTTTGCTCCCATATCTCGCCGAATATAATCTTCATGTGCTTCGGGTTATGTATGTTGAAGCTCCGTATGGAGCGATTGTGCGTCTCCATGATCATATTCCCCTTGTCCGACTCCTTGAGGCCCTCGATCTGCCAAAGAAGAAGGATGGATAAGTAAATGAATTGAGGCTGCGCACTTTTTTTTGGGGGGAGCACACGTACAGGACATTCGTTCCGATCACGGCCGGTGTTGATGTGGTAGATGTCCTTAAGAATCTCCAGGGCGAGGTGTCGCTCACCACACTCGATCAAGAACTTGGGGCTCTCAGGAAACCGCAAAAGCCATAGCCCTAGCACGATACTAAAAAGgaaagcagaaaaataaacagttaGATTTTTTCAGTATATGGCTGATGTTATGTATCACCTTAATTCGTGCGAATAACATAGATATCCGCTAAAAATGACTTTTGTAATAGATCTAAGTATTATGCCTACTATATTCAACAGCTGTTGcgcgaaataaaataagaaaagtatGATTTTGAAACACTTACCTTGG contains:
- the LOC131291021 gene encoding synaptic vesicle glycoprotein 2B; translated protein: MMPSALQDYGELDYEAALTLTGFGWFHYQLLALCGLIYANTAVSITLISFVLPSATCDFRMTSKDKGWLTAAPMLGMVIGSYFWGCLADTKGRRIVLIATLLLDGIIGVLSTVSQIFSIFLLLRFINGFAITGAMGICFPYLGEFQPTAYREKILCWMELFWTFGIIVLPCIAWIVIPLDFHFTDADGKALFGSWNLFVALCSVPSIVLGLWLLRFPESPKFLIECGERHLALEILKDIYHINTGRDRNECPIEGLKESDKGNMIMETHNRSIRSFNIHNPKHMKIIFGEIWEQTKALCGPEFRKNTVLACLIQFGITTSYYTLMVWFPELFGRFELHEKRYPNMSVSVCDVSSIVLDTVNGTLVDEYCGTKIDTNVYWHTLLLGFACIPTSLWLPLCVHRLGAKFFLIFSLMVAGAVTVGLSYVNNSTQNLILSCIFEALTSMGISTVYCVMVDLFPTNLRVMAAALSLTFGRGGALLGNILFGFLVDLNCFIPVALFSMMLFGSAILCFFLPNTGSEALD